The Belonocnema kinseyi isolate 2016_QV_RU_SX_M_011 chromosome 1, B_treatae_v1, whole genome shotgun sequence genomic interval taaactcggACCAAATAAATTGTAGgtaactcattcaaatttttaaatgttttattagaaAAACGTACCTAAtacttttaagtttcttgcaatgTAAGAATGCagaatttgtaaataagtttgatttgaaattcttggaagtttctatttttaaatatttaaaatatttaatttttaatatctaaaataatttggtttgcctATGCCTAATCTTAGAATCATAAATTCATAAacttaaaatatcataaatattataacttaaatcgatcAGTGCGACATTCGAAACAAATTCGCAAAGTCAAAAACTTTTGCGACTCCAGTGGCGGTCGAATATGTGAACGGCACGTAGCCAGcccgcaccgcagcagcgcgacgGATCGCGCATGATTGGTTGGTGCTCTGTGTGCGTATGTGTGCGTACGCGGCCGGCTcggggggccgttcatttttcggaacggtaaaaattaagaaaggtaaaatttcagaatgggttataatacataatggtaaaacttaggaataccaaaaattcggaaaaaggaataaatcagaaatccaaaactctgaaaggtatttcttcggaaaccaaagaagcggaatggatgaaaattcagaagcgttaaaattaggagggtgaaaaattaggaatatgtacatatacggagaggaaaaattcggaattgttcataaatatacctattagcaggtgtataattgcttatttatggtattattttttcgggaaaaatttaaaatgacggatatcataaatttattatgatatgctaNNNNNNNNNNNNNNNNNNNNNNNNNNNNNNNNNNNNNNNNNNNNNNNNNNNNNNNNNNNNNNNNNNNNNNNNNNNNNNNNNNNNNNNNNNNNNNNNNNNNatttttggtattcctaagttttatcattatgtattataacccattctgaaattttacctttcttaaattttatccgttccgaaaaatgaacgggtcccccggctcgtgcgtgagctgtttccagcatactgcacacgtattttcttgtgcgaacacctttacCATGGACATTGGCAACCCGGAACTAGGTATGCCGTCCTAACTCGTTNNNNNNNNNNcttacgatgtgccacttgatcaTGCGCACGAGgggtttttgccgacaaactgtgcaagaAAATATAATCATGCggacgctgccatgtttgtcgtgggacatcaaaagatggcggacctcccccctcattacaTCAAACCCGCagtggcatgcctagtcccgtttTTCTTATGTCCATGCCTATAACactttataaaatgtttactACAATAAATGATCTAAGAgtgcataataaaaaaaaaacaaaaaacaatttttctgctttaactaatataaaatcaacttttttatttctatcgcgtatctgattttatattctCAGTGTATAATAATATTTGCACATTTTTTATCTtagcaccactttcatctggtataaattatctagaaaattgttatatactttttttcgtaatatatactgtttaaaatgtatattatttcagaaaagtgaataactgtttttaaataattcccgctatacgaaagtgctgccatcacgtgCCAAATTCGAAGTACACGATTGGAAATAATTGTAAATGCAAAATTCTCAATCGTTGTCAATCGTTTgagcacaattaagaaacacgattcggaagaTTGAGGTATTCGTTCTATCGTTTCCTAttgatctcaattgattattccTAGAAGGGTGAGTCTACACAATAAAGAAAGTCGTATTTTCAATGAGGAGTGGAGGGCAAGTTGGCGCaaccttatttacaaaaaactataataattaaaaccACGACAAAAGTTCTATTATATACATTTCTgtatcatatattttataaatgtacAGTCAGTCgatttttagaaacaattcaattacaaatttatttatagacTTAGGGTGAGGGCGATCGAAACAAAGTAAAGgcaatgcttttaaaaattgagttaatcACGTTTTCAGGTGTTATTTATCAATCTCAAATGTCGTCAATTCTTTTAACGATTTATTCAATCAAGAAAAGAAGATATTTCATTCATTTCTGCACATCTTTATGGTGGCTTCTAAGCGtacttcagaaaataataattcagattaaaattttttatataacagtAGCTGCTGATCAAGgctttatttcattctttttaggattctttacaattctatttgggtggtgttcattaaaatttgaacaaacattttttatagccataataactgtatgatttctaatttaatatttttttaatctactcaAATTGAATTCTGGAGAATGCtttcaagaataaaatgaggcaTAGCGCACCAGgatcaaataaaaatggtaactttgtCCTAcatagagataaaaaaaattaaaaaattaatatctgctgttaaataaacaatctttacctgaatttttttttctgacatACGCTCAGATGCCTCCATCAAGATTATTAGaaattaagaacaaattattgccgattttatgaattattttgaagataGGCGACTTTTATGATTGATTGTACATAATGTACACCCTTAACACAAATAGTACTTGTAAATAGTAATAAttagtatattaatattttttatgaaaatatttaaaaatttaacaacaagtAAGTGCATGTTTGAACTGTGATGAGAACTCAAACACACAAAAAGTGCCCTTTTTGGCACTTACTTTGTTTCGAACGCAAATGTTATATTATAAAGATTTGTATAAAGATAATAAGGATAAATGTTTATAATGAACATTTTCTTCAAGCTAATGAGCATTTGATATGACAAGTATTTAAGTAGTGAACAATCGGTGGGCGAGTGATTTGGTGTAGACGTTACTTCATATacgattttatacaaaacagtgcAAAGCAAATGTGCTGTGTACATAAAACTGATGAAAacgttattttaatttcagcttCAAATTCTCAAGTGCTAAGGTTAGAATAAACTACCCTTGGTGTATGAAACATATTGAAGAATTCCTGATGGAATTAAAACCACGTACAACGCCGATTTTTAGGGATGCAAATGCGGTTTCACACTGGCAAATAGAAATAGATCTGCTTTCGTGAATAATCTCAATTTTGCTCGAATCGAGCTTATACGGGGTAGACTATGTTAATCTATTATGGGGAAGTAACTCAGAATTTTAGGTGGAtatataataatgttttaaacaaaagttaaaggGGGCAGAGGGGGTCAACTGCTGGTGCCAATGACCTTGAATtcgaaaagagcgggaaattttaggttcaaaataatatttttgtgaaggTCATGGCAATGTCCAATTAAGGTCAAATTTTCGATAGTATTTAAATAATGAGTGTTAGATCGGAATTGATGTTGGGAACAGCAAAATGTTTGGGGCAAAACTTATCAGAGGCAGAGGGTTTGAAAGGtaaagcgattttttaaaataagtaccCCTACTTTTTACCCTATATTTGAAAAGTTCAAGAAATCTGACGttcctaattataattttcatcaaagtcaTAGCGAGGTCGGATGAAGGCCAATGTACTGTGTATCAGAAAAGTTAGAAATAAACCATTAAAGAACAAAATATATGGAAGACTTCATTAATTCGACAAAAATCAAGCTCAAACATGCAAAAATGACTTGGAGtccatttgtttaaaatgcaaagattttttgtttgtattttgattgttaacaacaattttcaaaggTAGGAAACCAACCAAGCATCTATAACTGTGACTCTCTCAAAgacattatttaaacattatcgCAAATTTGACCTTCATTCGACCTGGCCATGaccttcataaaaaatattttaaacgtaaaattttccgcttttttcAAATCTGTGATTAAAAGTCGGCGTGCCCAtttcaaaaaatcacttttacctttaaataaccttgaaaatCGAATCCAAGGGCAAGGTCATAGGTACCAGTAGTTGGCCGCCTCTGACTCCTTTAACTTTTGTTCCAAGCATTTTACTTTTCCCAACCTGAATTCTGACTTATTCctcataataaattaaaatagtccACCCTGTATATCGTGGCGGACTGAGAATTTCAAAAGGCCGGAAAATTACCTTTTCCATTATAATCCCAAGTGAATAAACTCGTGAGATTTCCGATTTGACTGAACTAAATTTGGAACCTGACATGAAAAATAAAGCTTCGTATGCATGTTTTGTGAAgagtttgaataatttgaaatttctagcATAGGGATTTCTCGTTGCAGCCAATAAATATCAAATGCAGGATCTAAAATTGACctgccaaaatttatttttaatagtctCACGGAGCAGAATTCCTTAGATATTCTTTAGTTGTCTGATAAGGGCAAAGTTAATCTTTTGAAAGAATCCAGCTTTAATTCCATGGTTACAAATTACGAGGAATTGTAAAATTAGATGAGTTTAAGAATTTTTCGGAAGCGAATGAAGATCTGATGAAGGAGTTGGAGATTAGAATAAGTTTATCCCACAATTCTGAGCAAAAATACTTTATTGTTGAATTGGTTAGGTTTTGTAGATTTATAGTTGCACTTACTTTACAACATACTAATAATCTGACCATTACTGAACGAATCTATTTCAAAATATCCATTCCTGATGGAATTAAATTATGATTCAAATGTTAACACAGGATACTTATCTCAATCTTTTGGAAACGAAATAGTGCATTTTTTTGCTATTTCGCGGTTCAGCTCTAGGATAATACGGGGACAATTTACACTTAACTCCTCATAATCCGTAGTCTCTACAAGAACTTTGAAATTTATCATAATATGAGAAAAGCAATTTCTTTTCAAGTTATTCGAATTGTGTTGATCTGCTAACGTCAAGAAACTTATGACATTCGCCGAAGTCATAGCAGTTATTAATTCTTTCTCGCAAATCGATTTCAACGCCTCCATTTCGTATCTATTTGCAGCAATTAATAGTCGGACTGATAAGTTTCTTAAATTAACTTTCTTCAAGTACATGAAACGAATCACTTCTTCGAAAACTTCTCGAtccatttcttttatttctatctGCTTAGATAAAGACTCTTTCATATTATGcgagaaaattctttcaaatacagGACTGTTTGCAGCCAAAACCAGCTTGTTCGCTCTAAATGCATAAtcgttaattattatttcaatatcattgaaatgatcatttttcataaaatttgcgtAGATTGAATCgcttacaaatatttctttcTCCAGATCTCTTAATTCGCACAAGATTTTGAACCTGTCGTCGATTAGAAAATCTAAGACTTCTTCCGTTTTGATAAACTCAGTAAAGCCATAGCTCTgcgattctgaaattttacccgATACTACAATACTTTTGGTGTACAGTATTTCGTTCAAggcatttgtaattgaaaaactaGCTTCTATATTAATAGCAACTTCTTCATTAGTTCGTACGTTCTCAATATAGAGTGACAGACCTGGGGAGTACATTGAAAGCTTCCATTCAAATTGATTGTTACTTTCCATGGGAAATTCGGTGGTGTGCCATTTAAGTCCTTCATTGCTGTCGTCGCTAGCATTAATGTAATCTACCCACCAAACATATCTTGTTATTGGCTTTTCGTTGGCTGGCCTTTCGGTCTcactaaagtaaaaattaatctctgatgatttataaattaaaatgtatataaaaacattatttaataaattgtcaggtgtatacatatgaaaccggtattttttcaagaaaaaaacacatttatttcaagagaatgataacaaatattttattcaaagtatgcgccctcgctggNNNNNNNNNNNNNNNNNNNNNNNNNNNNNNNNNNNNNNNNNNNNNNNNNNNNNNNNNNNNNNNNNNNNNNNNNNNNNNNNNNNNNNNNNNNNNNNNNNNNccaattagcacaaatggtaagttccgacagtgcctacaagtgtgcctactggccgctaaatggcaataccggtttcatatgtatacacctggtaaatatttcatcattaaaataatatataaaagtttATACTGATTATACCGTTTTGTGTGAGAGACGTCGACCAAGGAAACCCTTTCAAGACTTAACATGATCCAAATTCGAAATTCTTTGACTTTCTATTTAAGTGGCAAACTTCTCTGAAAAATAAGTAAGTTATTTAAGATAACTCCACTGAAAAATCACATATAGTAAACTACATGGGAACCCCTATAGAATATTATATGATACTCCTGTTTTAATTTACGATTTGGGAtaggaaataaaattatataggaTCCTCTATGGGTTCCCCCATACAAAAATCTATGACTTGACCAATATGAAATCCATGTTATTTCATGTGGAATTGCTCCCCATTTCAAGCTTCATATGATTTCGGTTGacagattctctagggtcagagaagctcagagaaattttccgcaggcactcaggttgatatattcaaaggtccaggtagttcatttaaatgttttaaaggccttcaaatgtcctttccgaaattgaaatacgatcacaattaaaaagcagagaggctgaaattgaaataggaATTCGATCACAAATAACACGcaagaggctatatcaatagagtaaccgacactcaagggtcctttgttaagctttcggattaaaatttagaagtaaatttttataaaatttcatagttaacagtctaaaacataataattcggaatctacggtttcgatgatttcagatgtctaacatttttttaaatgcttaaatttgTCATCAacacgacgtttctcgtaaatggaaagagatacgtcaaaaaagacaacattttttaattcaactagaaaatggtatattagcatataagttataattacaaataagtataatgagaaaattcattaaattaaaaaaaaagtgttaataatttgaaaagaaatttaaaaagggagagacggattagcgacggccaactactgtaaataactctgcccgcccggtacgtgacgaatacaaaaggaacattatattaccgtcgcaccactcttaaaatgaccactaaaaggaccttgaaaaagacccaaatctctcagactatctctcagactaaattgtttcaaatcgactctgtttatagtctcaaatgggccaggctatttcgcaaGAGAAAACTcggagatttctatcggtagggcataTTCATCATACGCATTCACCATTCGGCAAAACCATTTGAAAATCTTGCTGTGATCCCTTCTCGATATTTCCCACATAAAAATCCTCGTGGAATCTCTatctaaatttgattttataaaccCTCACATTTAAAATCCCTCATGAGCACCTTTGCAAAGGGTttagtgtattaaaaaaaagaaatatatatttccaatcaatgtagacaaatttgtatttatttgacgCCAATTGAAAAGACTTACAAACTAAGAAAAGTAATCTTTACATATTacgagtttttatacaaaaatatatgtttgaatacaagtttttagaaacatccctgaatttaaaacaatctaaaccgcatttttagaaaaagagcTACAACCATGATTTTTGTTTCATGAATAAAGTTGGGGTTTTACATACGAAATATTTGTAAAGCACCCACGAAGGAATAGTAAGGAGTAGTATCACTTTATGTGTTTGGGATGGAGAGGTCCACGAACATCCAAGAATTCGTTAATATTTGCCACAAATGGATACCCAGAGTCAGTTGCACGCACATGCGCAGTGCTTATTGCGCTGGCACGTGTTCTACCCACTCCCTACTCCTTCGTTTTTAAAACACAAGTCCAAGCTTTCAACGGGTGTTGCCATGGCAAACTCCAATGCGCATGTGCGCGGAACTAACTCTGGTTATCCATTCGTGGGAAAGATTAACGAATTTTTGGACTTCGTGGTTCCACTCCCTAATTACAGGGATACTACTCCTTACT includes:
- the LOC117168800 gene encoding speckle-type POZ protein B-like codes for the protein MLSLERVSLVDVSHTKRETERPANEKPITRYVWWVDYINASDDSNEGLKWHTTEFPMESNNQFEWKLSMYSPGLSLYIENVRTNEEVAINIEASFSITNALNEILYTKSIVVSGKISESQSYGFTEFIKTEEVLDFLIDDRFKILCELRDLEKEIFVSDSIYANFMKNDHFNDIEIIINDYAFRANKLVLAANSPVFERIFSHNMKESLSKQIEIKEMDREVFEEVIRFMYLKKVNLRNLSVRLLIAANRYEMEALKSICEKELITAMTSANVISFLTLADQHNSNNLKRNCFSHIMINFKVLVETTDYEELSVNCPRIILELNREIAKKCTISFPKD